The nucleotide sequence GATATTTTTGAGAGAATGTTTTACAAAAAAAATGTGGATGGAATGGAAAACAGAATTAGCGAAATCGAATTTTCGTCATATCAACCCTTAGGCAAAGAAATATTATTGAAAATATCAGATCAAGGAAGGGAATTGATTCTTCCAGGTAGTTTCAGAATGAGTCTGAGCCCTGTAGCATTTTATATTTTCTATGCGTTACTAACCACAGACCATTTTTTAACTTATCGAGACATAATAGGGAAAATTAGAACATGGAGTGAGTTGGAAGTTAAAGAGGATAATATACGTCAAATAATTAGTCGATTCTCCAGGAACATTCCAACGTGGAATGAATACTTTCATTCTGCGAGTGTAATGAACCCCGAAACTAATAGACAGGTAGCTGCAAATAAGTTAGCTGAAAGTGTTAAAACCTGTATCTTATGCAGAGGGGATGAGGTTCTGCCAGGGGAGTATTAATGGTGAAATGGGAAGTGAATGGGCATACCTTGTGCTTCTTTTTGCACTTCTTATTGAATAGGTTAGTAGCTGAATAATGGTATTAATAGTTCCAGCATTTATTAAATTGTATGTAGGTGGTGACATTTATTGGATAAAGTGGAATTGCTGAATTTAGTGCCTAAGTTTTTAACATTTTACCTTCTGGCAACTAAACCTGATATTGATGAAGAACAAAGATGGGCTCTTTGGAAGGAGAATTATAATTTTGCAGCGGTTCCTCCTGGAGACGATGGAAAAAAGATGGCCAGAAATCTGCTGGATACCGCTTGGGAAAGGTATGCTGATCATTTATCATTTATTGAGGATTGGACTCCCAATGAGGAGAAAGTTAGAAATTACCTGACAAAAGTTAAAGCATTGCTTGGTTATGATGAGCAGATTGATTTAGTCGTCGTTTATTTCGTTGGGGGATTTGAAAATAACCCTTTTGTTGCTCCTTTTGATCAGAAACGTATGGCACTTTGTCTGCCAATTGAGAACGGGGATTCAGATATCTTTCTTTCACATGAACTGACACATATAGTCCATACACAAACGGCGAACCTGACAGGTGAGTGGGAACGAACAATTGCATCTACTATTTTGCAGGAAGGGTTAGCAACCCAGGTAAGCAAATCTTTAGTTCCAGGGCATCCAGATGAACAATATATTGAGCGTGAAAAAGGTTGGCTTCAATCTTGTAAAGAAAACCGAACGGAAATCCTAAACGGGATTTTTCCTTTTTTAGAAGATGCGTCTTCAAAAGCGGTAACAATGTTCACGTTTGGGAATGGAACCACCAATCATGAAAGAGAAGCATACTACGTTGGTTGGGAAGTGGTTCATTTCCTTTTGGGTCAAGGAGTAACTTTTAAGGAGATGGCTAGTGTCCAAGAAAGGGATATTCCGAAATACTTGCGAAACATCTATCCAATGCTGTTGAGCTAGATTGGAAGCACGAGGGACCTGGCCTGTTCTTAATCATTTCATTAAATATTTATTGGAGTAAACTGATTAATCAATGTACTGCTGAGTAAATTGATTAATAACATTCTGGATTTCACTCATTTTTTATGGGAGATATGGAACAAGTGGACCTTATTTTGATCCTTACGCTTTTCTGCTAAACAGGAGTCCCTTTCTTATCAAAGGTTAAAGTTTTCTTTGCAGGGAGACAATAAAAGAAAGACACCTCGCATCCAGAATATATCATCAGGAAGAGGTGTCTTTTTTTTAGTAACCCAAAAAGCTATTCAGGAGACTAAGCGAAAATAACTTTAGTGATCAAAAATAAAACTGATGGTGCCATTAGGCAGCCCAAGCCTGTATAAAAGGTGGCAGTTACAGCTCCATATGGAACCAGTTTTGGATCTGTAGCGGCCAGACCACCGGCCACTCCGCTAGTTGTTCCCATGATTCCGCCGTAAACCATGGCGGTACGAGGGTTGTTCAAACCAATATATTTCGCGATAAAAGGAGTACCAATCATCGTCAAAATGGATTTAACAAGTCCGGCTGCAATACTAAGTGTGATTACTTCAGAGCTTGCACCTAATGCAGTTCCTGTTACAGGGCCAACTATGTACGTTGCTGTCCCGGCCCCAATGGTCGTTAGGCTAACTGCGTCTCGATATCCAAACGCAAGGGCTACTATTACTCCTACAACAAAGGAGAGAACGACTCCAACAAACAGGGATAATACTCCGTTGAAGCCTGCCTTTTTGATTTCGCTGAAGTTTGCTCCAAAGGCTGTTGCAACAATGGCGAAGTCACGGAGCATCCCGCCGCCCATGAGCCCAATTCCTGTGAACATGCTCAGGTCTGCGAGCCCTTTTTCTCCTCCTGAAACAATTCCGCCTACATAAGCGAGCAATAGGCCAAGGGCAATAGCAATTGCCGAACCATGTATACGGCCTTTCGTCAATTTATCAGAGAGAAAATAAGAGATATACATTGTTAAACCTACAATCGCAAATGCAAGAATCAAGCCATTTTTCGCAAATAGATTACCTGCTATTTCCAACACTCTGATCACCCCCTATAATGCTGCCTTCAATACTCTCATTTACAGAACCGCCTTTGCTTAAAAGGGGAACAACTGCCCAACTGATCACAACAGCTGCAACACCTGCGATAATGGCAAGTATTCCGCCATCGAGAGCCCCAGCCACATTCTGCTGGGCGGACATAGCAATGACTATCGGAATGTACATGCCGCTCCAAAATGCAACGCCCTCCTGGGTTTGCTTGTTTAATTTGTCTTTCTTTTTTAGATACTCAACCAGGAGAATAAGAAACAGCATGGCAAAGCCAACACCGCCGACATTGGAGTCTATCCCAAGGATCAGACCTAGAAGATCTCCGAAAAATACTCCTGATAAAAAGCAGATGGCAAGCAAAGCGACTCCAAAAATGACCATAACATATCCCCTTTTCAATTTTTTAACCAGAGACTAAGGAAACAGACAGAAAAAACCTGGGGTCTAGACTAAGATGGAGTGTTAACTAATAAGAAAGCGCTTGCAAAAACTGGAATCTACAGTCGACTGTATTCTTAGAACTCATAATAAATCGCCTGAAAAGCAAAGTCAAATAGTTTTTTAAATTTTCTTAAAATATTGAATTGTTGAAAATGAGACGCTATAATTAAAATCGACAGTCGACCAAATTTTTTTAAAGAAGGAGACAGTGTCATGAATTCATCAAAAATTAATCAGAACGCCTTATCAAATCACATCGCTGAACATATTACAGAGCAAATCATAAAAGGAGAGCTGGGACCTGGAGAAAAACTGGTAGAACATATTTATGCAGAAGAATATGGAACTAGCAGGGCTCCTGTAAGGGAGGCAATCTACCTTTTATCAATTGAGGGGCTTGTGGAAAGGATTCCACGAAAAGGGGCAGTAGTCAAGGAATACACCGAGAATGAGATTTATGATCTCCTTGAAGTCCGCAATATGCTTGAATCAATGGCAATCGAACGGATCAGGAGAAACGGGATAGAAGAAGAAGGCATTCAAAAAATGTCTGCACTTCTCGAACAAATGAAAACCAGCACAGAAATCCATCAGTACACTCATTTGAATCACACTTTCCATATGACACTTGTGGAAATGAGCAAAAGTGAAACGATTAAAACAATGTATACCCGATTGGGCTGGCCGCTCCTAAGAATCCAGAGTATCTCATTCACAAATCAAGGAAACATCGAAAAATCAATAAGAGAGCACGAAATGTTGGTCGAACTGTTGCATGACGAAAAAATTTCCGATGCCGCAGACCTTCTGGCTCGCCATAACCAGGATGTTATTATCAGCATGCAGAAAAAACTAGGTAAATAGGCTAATGGGGTGAGAAATATGAAAATAGCATACTTATTTCCCGGCCAAGGTTCGCAAAAGCCGTGGATGCTGCATACACTTCCGAAACACCCCGCGGTTCAACAGGTGTTGAATGAAGCAAGGGAAATCCTGGACGGAGAAATCGATTGCCTGGATTCAAAGGAATCCCTTGAATCGACTGTAGCTGTTCAGCTTTCTCTTCTTATCGCCTCGGTTGCTGTTGCAAGAGCATTTGAATCCGAGGGTGTCAGACCTGATATAGTGGCCGGCCATTCTGTTGGCGCGTTTAGTGCCGCTGTCACCAGCAAGACCATTGAATTTGCAGATGCGCTCAAACTAGTCAGGCTAAGAGGCCGGTTAATGGAGCAGGCTTTTCCATCCGGTTACGGAATGGGAGTAGTGACAGGAACTGATGCGCGAACTGTAAAAGAGATTACAGCTTCTTGTTTTACTGAAAAGGATCCTGTTTATGCTGCGAATATTAATGCTTCAGATCAAATAACCGTTTCCGGTTCGCTGGAGGGAATAAACAGGGTCATTGATCAGGCAAGGAAAAAAGGCGCCAGAACAGCTGAACTGCTTAATGTCAGCATTCCATCACATTGTCCCATTCTCGAAACTGTTTCGCATGCCCTGGAAGAAGAACTTTCAGGAATTCATATGCATTCCCCGGAGGTTCCCTATGCATGCAACCGGACGGCCAGGCTTCTAAGATCTGCTGAACAAATAAGGGACGATCTGGCATTCAATGTATCTCATCCAGTGAAATGGCATGATATTTCCACCATCCTTTGCGAATTTGGAACACGGCTATTTATTGAAATGCCTCCAGGGAATGTTCTTACAACTTTAGCAAAAAGAGCATTGCCTGGTGCACGTTCAGTTTCAGTTGAAGAAAATGGATTTAAAAATTGTTTGTTTTTAGGTAAACGTTACACTTCCATACAGTCTTAGATTTATTAATCGAAAAATGAAAGGGGTTGCAACAATGCAGGCTATTAAACAACGTTCATGGAAAACTCGATTAGAAGCGAAAGAAAAAAGGATCGAAAACTTGAAAAATATTACATCCAGCCGAATCATTCCGACAGACAAAATCGTCGAGGCTCTGGAACAATTAATCATGCCTGGTGACCGAGTCGTCCTGGAGGGAAACAATCAAAAGCAGGCTTCCTTCCTATCAACTGCCCTTGCCATGGTAAGTCCTCAAAAAGTGCACGATTTACATATGATTATGTCGAGTATCTCCCGGCCGGAGCATTTGGATTTGTTTGAGTCGGGTATTGCAAAAAAAGTGGATTTTTCATATGCAGGCCCCCAGAGCCTTAGAATTGCCCAGATGCTTGAAGATGGAAAACTTACCATGGGAGAAATTCATACGTACGTTGAGCTGTATGGGAGGCTGTTTGTCGACTTGATTCCCTCGGTTGCATTGGTTGCGGCGGATAAGGCTGACGCATCGGGGAATTTATACACCGGTCCGAATACTGAGGAAACTCCGACACTCGTGGAAGCAACAGCCTTCCGTGATGGGATCGTCATTGCCCAGGTCAATGAACTGGTTGATGAACTGCCACGTGTCGATATACCTGGTTCCTGGGTCGACTTTGTCGTCGTAGCCGACAAGCCGTACCAGCTTGAGCCACTTTTCACCAGGGACCCGAGACATATTTCGGATATTCAAATACTCCAGGCAATGATGGTGATCCGCGGTATTTATGAAAAGCATCAAGTGCAATCGCTTAATCACGGAATTGGCTATAATACGGCTGCAATTGAACTTCTTTTACCGACGTATGGTGAATCCCTTGGACTAAAGGGTAAAATCTGCAAACACTGGACATTAAATCCCCATCCAACGCTAATCCCTGCGATTGAGAGCGGGTGGGTAGAGAGCGTACATTGCTTTGGCGGGGAAGTCGGAATGGAAAAGTATGTTGCGGCAAGGAGAGATGTGTTTTTCACAGGACATGACGGAAGCTTGCGTTCAAATCGGACTTTATGCCAGTTAGCCGGACAATATGCCGTCGATCTGTTTGTCGGCTCCAGTCTGCAAATAGATGGTGCGGGAAATTCTTCGACCGTAACGAGCGGTAGGCTTGCAGGCTTCGGAGGCGCGCCAAATATGGGACATGATCCAGGCGGAAGACGCCATTCCTCCCAAGCGTGGCTCGACATGATGACGAGCGATGATCCACTGGCACGAGGGAGAAAACTGGTTGTCCAGGTAGTTGAGACATTCCAGAACGGCAACAAACCAGTGTTTGTTGAGTCATTGGACGCTGTGAATGTGAAGAAAGACGCAGCACTGGCAACTGCACCTGTGATGATTTATGGAGAAGATGTCACTCATATTGTCACAGAGGAAGGAATTGCCTACTTATATAAAGCAAGCAGTATGGAGGAGCGACGCCAGGCAATTGCGGCAATTGCGGGTGTCACCCCGATTGGCCTTGAACATAATCCTAAAAAAACAGACAAGTTAAGAAGAGAAGGATTGGTTGCCCTGCCTGAAGATCTGGGAATCAGAAGAACGGATGCAACGCGATCCTTGCTTGCCGCAAAAAATGTTGAAGAGCTTGTGGAATGGTCGGAGGGATTGTATGAGCCACCTGCTAAATTCAGAAGCTGGTAAGAGAGACTCAGGAATGTTTTTGGAGAAACAGGAATTCAGTCTGCATCTTGCAAACTTGGCTGTCAAATCGCTTATAGAAGAAGCTGAGCTAACTCCTAAACCAGGACTTGTCGATAAAGATAATTCCGGCTCACATTCTGATATGACATTTAAAACGATGATTCAATCAGCAGAAGCCTTGGAGCCAACCTTCAGGGGGATTGCAGAGGCAAGCTTTAAACATGATCTCTCACAGGAACTTCGGGAAGAAATTGCTGCAATCGGACGTCGGGGAGAATTTGAAATGTTAGAGGCTACAGGAGGCATCAACACGCATAAAGGGGCAATATGGGCACTTGGCCTGCTTGTCTCGAGTATAGCAATGAATCCTGACGGTTCTTCGCTCAACAAGATCGCTTTCACTGCGGGAGAGCTTGCCCGCTTTTCAGACAGGAATCTGACTGAACAGATGACAAATGGGAAGCGCGCGAAGGATAGATACGGGGTAAATGGTGCAAAGGGTGAGGCCCAGCAGGGTTTTCCTCATTTAATCAAAGTCGCATTGCCCGAGCTGTTTACCTCGAGAAACAGAGGTATCGAGGAGAATCATTGCAGGATAAACGCTCTGGTCGCACTGATGGCGAGTGTTGATGATACGTGCATTTTACATCGCGGAGGCGCTGAGGCGCTGAGCTGTACTAAGAGTCTTGCCGCGGAAATCCTGGCTTCTGGCGGCGTATCGACTAAGCAAGGGTGGAAGCTTTTAGGAAGGCTTGACCAATCCATGCGCAAGTACAATGCTTCCCCGGGCGGTAGTGCAGACTTGCTTGCTGCAGCACTATTCCTTGATTTTTTTCAACAAAGCAGGACTCAAATGACTCAAAAGCAGCAACTGCTTTTAAATTATTAAACGGAGGACTGGCACATGGAAAAATTAAATTTTAAATATCCTGCATCAAAATTCCTTCAGACTCAGGCACATATTGGTGTCGTCGGTTCAGGTGATCTTGAAATCGTTATAGATCCATCTGATCGCGGGTTTGCTGAGGTGACTGTAAGGACAGGGACTACAGGTTTTAACGAAACATGGAAGAGGGTCCTGGAGAGGTTTTTTGCCCAGAATGACGTTTCGGCAAGCATCTTGATCAACGATTTCGGTGCAACTCCTGGGGTCGTCTCATTGAGATTGGCACAAGCTTTGGAGGTGGCTCATGATGCTGGATACATTAAAAAATAGCTTCACTGAATGTGGAGGTCGTGAACGGGCCCGTCTGTTATTGACTCCCAATACTTTTAGAGAACTGCTTGATCCATTTTCCGGAATTGAGTCTCCCCACCTGGAACCCCAGGGCATTGTACCGCAAAGTGATGATGGCGTTATCATTGCCCGTGGAGAATTGAACAATCATTCTTTGCTTGTAATTTCAATAGAAGGGAAATTTCAGGGCGGTGGAATTGGTGAAGTCTCAGGGGCTAAGATTGCAGGAGCACTTGAGCTTGCATTGGAGGAAAATAAATCGGGGAATAGCTTATATCCAGTATTAATATTTGACACTGGCGGAGTCAGGCTTCAGGAAGCAAACTATGGATTACTGTCTATAGCTGAAATTGGTGCGGCTATTGTTGCACTAAGGGAATATGTTCCTGTGATTGGAATCATTCCCGGAAAAATCGGAGCCTTTGGCGGCATGTCAATAACAGCTGGATTGTGCAGCAAGATCATCATGACCCGTGAAGCTCGATTAGGATTAAATGGGCCGGAAGTAATCGAGCAGGAAGCAGGAATAGAGGAATTTGACTCGATGGACCGCCAGCTGATCTGGAATACTATAGGCGGCAAGCAGAGGGAAGCAGCCGGTTTTGCTGATTACCTTGTTGAGGATGATATCAAGAGCATCCAGCAATCTATCATCCAAGCTATCTCACTGGGCAAGGATGATACACCAAAAAGTGCACAGGTTGATCGATATCTCTCCTTCTTAGAAGCTGTTAATACCACTGAAACTTTAACACCTGAAAATGCACGACAGCTTTGGAATCAGTCAGAAGGGGCGATTCAGAAGTTAAAGGTTCCTTGCTATGATGAAAGTCCAGTCCATGGACAATTATCAAGAGGACATAAATGGTTTAAGCAGTTAACTGCAGGTGCTGAGAACATCGGGGAAATACCATCAGTGCTTTGTGCTGATTCGGTTATCGGAAATCGGGCTGCGCGCTTCCTGGCAATAGTACCCGATGAAACGAGCCGCTTTCCAAGAGCAAGGTCTGGTGAATTTGGTATTGAACAAGGATGGATGCTTGCAAAGCATATACGTGAAGTGATCGAAGAAGATCGGTTTAAAGAGAAGAGGGCAATAATCGCTGTTGTCGATGTGCCAAGCCAGGCATATGGATACAGAGAAGAACTGTTAGGAATCCACCAGGCATGTGCAGCAGCCGTCGATGCTTATGCAACAGCAAGATTAGCAGGGCATCCCGTCATTGCATTCATTCCTGGAAAGGCAATATCAGGCGCTTTTCTATCACATGGATTGCAGGCAAACAGGCTGATTGCTCTAGATGACGAGGGTGTCAATGTTCATGTGATGTCAAAGCAATCAGCAGCCCGGATCACGATGCGAACGATTGAGGAGCTTGAAGAAGCAACAAAAAAGGTACCTGCGATGGCTTATGACATACGTTCCTTTGAAAAACTCGGTGCTCTTCATAGTCTGCTGGATGGAGTAAATGCCGATGAACCAGCAGAAGAAGACATTTTAAGGGTTTTCAGTAAGTTAACAGAAGCTATTGAGGACATAGAAAACAAACAGAGAGATTTAAGCAGCAGACTTACTTCTGCTTTTGCCAGACAAGGCGGAAGGGAAGCCTCCATATTGGTGAGAGAGAAGCTGGCTGAGCAATGGAACTAGAAACACATGACTTGCTGGAGATCGATAAAAAGGATTTAATAAGCCATACAGAGATTCCGGAATGGGCGGTCCATTCACTTGAAAATACTCCATTTGTCGTGGTTCGCCGTGTCCATGCACCAGAGGGACAGGTAGCCGTTGGGATAAGAGGGAGAAATAGAAATCAAAGATTTGGCGCATTCCTTGAAGAAAGAAAAGTGATTCGGCAAATTAAACCAGAACAACTCACATCAAAGAAAATGTGGGAGGATAAGCAGGCTGATGTTTTCTCAGCTCTAGACATGGCAGCATCTATTTTTCGAAATTACGAGATCTCCTGGGGACCGGGGGGCAGCGTTGGATTCGAGCTTGCCAGCGGTGTGGTAACAGTCACATCCGAAAGTGACTTAGACCTTATAATCCGGGCACACCAACCACTTCCAATAGCAGATGCTGTCGCTATGGTTGAAAGGCTGGAAAGAAGTAATGTAAGAATCGATGTCCAAGTTGAAACACCAGCTGGCGGTTTTTCTTTAAAGGAGTATACTAGGGATTCAGGTTCCTTCCTTTTAAAAACAAAAATTGGACCGAAATTAACCAGAAATCCTTGGAATGAGGAAGTTAAAAAATTTTAATTTTATAGAAAAATTTACTTTAGAAGCGCAGGGGGAGTATATAACGTACCTTGCGCTTTTTTCTTTTCTAATAAAGAATGGAGAAATAATTTGCTGTAATAATGAAAGGTAAGCGATGTTCATGTCGAATTTTTACTAACGGTGAATGATTTAGTGCTTTCTTTTTTAATGATGAGTTTGGGAGAGTATAGGGGATACCTCCTGGTTTTTCTGCATATATATGTGTGATAAAAATATATGGTCATCTAATCCTTTGAAGGTGAGAAGATTTATGTATATACCCAAACATTTTAAAATCGATGATATGGAACAGATATATGAGTTTATTGAAAAGTATAGTTTTGTAACTCTATACTCGACACATATGGGAGAACCTTATGCAACTCATTTGCCGCTGATTCTAAAGAAAGATGAAAATGCTTTATATGGCCATTTTGCCAGGGCTAATGGGCAGTGGAAGGATATTGGGAATCAATTGGCTCTTGTGGTTTTCCAGGGTCCTCACTGTTATATTTCACCTTCTTGGTATGAAACAACTAATGCGGTGCCTACGTGGAATTATGTGTCCGTCCATGTATACGGGAAAGTGGACATAATTGAAGATGAAAAGGTACTATTTGATTCCTTGGATGAGATGGTCACTAAATATGAAAAGCCAGATAGTCCTTACAATTTGAAAAAGGTAGACACCGACTATATTGAAGGATTGAGTAAGGGCATTGTTGCGTTTAAAATAGCCATTACTAAAATTGAGGCAAAGGCTAAACTAAGTCAAAATCATTCACTGGAAAGGCAAGAGATAATTATTCAAAATCTAGAAAAAATTGCAGGTCAAGATCATTTAGAAGTAGCGACCCTAATGAAGAAAAATCGCTAAAAATCTGCTGAGTGGAAAATTAAAACAGACAGTAGCTATAAACTGTACCCTGTCTGTTTTTTTCAAAGCTTTCTAGAAAATGAAAAAATCACAAAATTGTACTTAAGGAATTAAATTTTAGCTAATTTATACAAATTATTACTTCTATCGACAGTAATTGTGTATAATTGGATTCAGCGGAAAATTTAATACATAAAGAATTTGGTGTCTTCTAAACGAGTTAGTAGTTTAGAGACTTAATAGGGAAGTTGGTGAAATTCCAACGCGGTCCCGCCACTGTAACTGGGAGCTTCAAGCTTGATGCCACTGTACTTTTTGTATGGGAAGGCGCTTGATAGCAATGACCAGAAGCCAGGAGACCTGCCTGATTCTTCGCGCCACAACCTACGAGGATAGGAGGTGTTTGGGAACGATTCTGGCTTTTTATAGGAAGAACCGGCACAAACATCTCCATGGGTAAAATGGAGGTGTTTTTTTAGTTTCATAGACATGTTTTTTGTTGTGCAAAGAATTTGAGTACAAACCTTAAAAAGATAATTCGGAGGAATGACAAATGAAGAAGTTGAATGCATTTTTATTTGCTTTATTGTTAACGATTGGTGCTTTGGCTGGTTGCGGCAGCAATGCTGACCAGTCAAACGCGGAGGAGACAAAGAAAACTGAGACGGCCCAGCAGGCAGAAGCGAAATTCCCTGTCACCATTAAGGATGGAACAGGGCAGGAAGTGACCATTGAATCGAAACCAGAAAAAATCGTTTCCCTGATTCCAAGCAATACGGAAATTGCCTACGGATTGGGTCTGGATGAACAGATTGTCGGAGTTTCTGAATTTGATAATTTCCCTGAAGAAGTGGCCGAGAAAGAGAAGATTGGCGGCATGGAGTTCAATCTCGAGAAAATCATTTCTTTAAAGCCTGATTTGGTTCTTGCCCATGCTTCTAGTGCGCATTCGTCTGAAGCTGGACTTCAGCAGCTTAAAGATACAGGAATTACTGTGCTTGTCGTTAATGACGCGACAACTTTCGATGAAGTATATGAATCAATCAGCATGATTGGTACAGCGTCAGGTCAAAAGGAAAAAGCCGATGTTATGATAGCGGACATGAAGAAAAAAATTGAAGAGATCAAAACAAAAGCACAGGAAATAAAAGAGGAAGACAGAAAATCAGTATTTGTTGAAGTATCGCCTGCGCCTGAAGTTTATGCAGCTGGCAAGAATACCTTCATTGACGAAATGCTGCAGATCATTAATGCGGAAAACACTGTTACAGAAGAGGGATGGCCTAAGCTGGATTCAGAGGCCATTATTAAAAGAAATCCTGAGGTAATTATCACGACGCACGGTTATTATACACCTGAGCCGGTGAAAAATGTAACAAGCCGTGAAGGCTGGGACAAGATTACGGCGGTCAAGGAAAACCGCGTAGTCGATGTTCATTCAGACAAGGTGACGCGAACTGGCCCGAGGCTGACAGAAGGAGTAGAAGAGCTTGCAAAAGCGGTTTACCCGGATGTTTTTAAATAATAAGGTGAACTCTCATAACTTGCAGACAAGCATTCAAAAACAGATTCATTCCAAGGTAGCCGCACAGGAAATGAGAAGAGTTCCTGCAGCTTGCTCAGACGATGCAGAACAAGTGGAAATAGGAGAAAGCCATCTCAAAATGACGGGAGATTTCGTTGTCCTGAATTCTCCTATTCCATTAAAAACGATGTCTTCGGGAGTTGTCGGAGCGGGAACCGGCTGGTACAGGACCTTCGTGAACCGGCATGTGGACAAGGGTTATGATTGCAGTGACCACCGGAAAGAAATGATCCATTATCTGAAGGGACAGGGATTCGAGCCTGGTGAAACGGTTGGGATGATGACTGCCGTGATGCTGGAGGATGTATGTTATAAGCAATATCAGGAAGAAGGGTTCTCAGTCTTTATTGTTGTTACGGCAGGTACCGGAAATGCGGTGGACGCCTCAAAAAGCAGCGAGTATTATTCAGATGACATGTCACCAGGAACCATTAATATATGGATTTTCATCAGCGGGGAACTGACCGAGGAAGCTTTCATCCAGAGTATTATGACGGCTACTGAAGCGAAGACAAAGACCCTGCATGATTTGGAAATCAGGGACCGCTTGTCAGGAACGGTGGCCACAGGTACTTCCACGGACAGCATTCTGATTGCATCCACCCACTGCGGGCAAAAGCTGGATTACGCCGGCACGATTACTCCTCTGGGGAGGATCATAGGCAAGGGAGTGCATGAATGTACAGCAGAAGCAATCAGGAACAGCAAGAAAAGGGTGAAGATATGATTCTGAACCATCTTATCGCCGTGACACTTGCTGTCATCCTTGATTGGTTTGTTGGTGATCCGCCAGACTGGCCGCATCCGGTGAAATGGATGGGAACACTAATCTTCAAGTTAGACAGGCGATTGAATAGAGGCAGCGGCAGAAAAGCTAAAGGAGTGGCAATGGCCGCTGCCGTCCTTCTGATTGTCGGAAGCATCGCCCTCCTGGTTACATCGTTATTTTACACCCTGCATCCATTAGCGGGAATCCTCATGGAAGCTGTGCTGATTTCCACTGCCATTGCCCAAAAAAGCCTGAAGGAAGCAGGGCTATCGGTCTATTATCCACTTTTAGAAAATGATTTGGAAGAGGCTAGGCATAAGCTCTCCTGGATTGTTGGCCGCGACACAGAGCGGCTTAAGGAACCGGAAATTGTCCGTGCTGCTGTCGAAACGGTAGCCGAAAACACGAGCGATGGCATTACCGCCCCGATTTTCTGGGCAGTGATTGGAGGAGCTCCGTTTGCGCTTTTGTATCGGGCAATCAATACCTGTGATTCGATGGTCGGTTATAAAAGTGAAAAGTATTTTGATTTTGGCTGGGCATCAGCGATACTAGATGATCTGGTAAATTGGGTGCCAAGCAGGATTACTTCATTTTGTATGATCACTGCGAATCGCCCGCTTTTTACCACAAGAATGGCCGCCTTGAAGATGGTCAGGCGCGATGCCAAAGAGCACCCGAGCCCAAACAGCGGATGGGGAGAGGCTGCTGT is from Mesobacillus boroniphilus and encodes:
- a CDS encoding triphosphoribosyl-dephospho-CoA synthase, with translation MSHLLNSEAGKRDSGMFLEKQEFSLHLANLAVKSLIEEAELTPKPGLVDKDNSGSHSDMTFKTMIQSAEALEPTFRGIAEASFKHDLSQELREEIAAIGRRGEFEMLEATGGINTHKGAIWALGLLVSSIAMNPDGSSLNKIAFTAGELARFSDRNLTEQMTNGKRAKDRYGVNGAKGEAQQGFPHLIKVALPELFTSRNRGIEENHCRINALVALMASVDDTCILHRGGAEALSCTKSLAAEILASGGVSTKQGWKLLGRLDQSMRKYNASPGGSADLLAAALFLDFFQQSRTQMTQKQQLLLNY
- the mdcH gene encoding malonate decarboxylase subunit epsilon, coding for MKIAYLFPGQGSQKPWMLHTLPKHPAVQQVLNEAREILDGEIDCLDSKESLESTVAVQLSLLIASVAVARAFESEGVRPDIVAGHSVGAFSAAVTSKTIEFADALKLVRLRGRLMEQAFPSGYGMGVVTGTDARTVKEITASCFTEKDPVYAANINASDQITVSGSLEGINRVIDQARKKGARTAELLNVSIPSHCPILETVSHALEEELSGIHMHSPEVPYACNRTARLLRSAEQIRDDLAFNVSHPVKWHDISTILCEFGTRLFIEMPPGNVLTTLAKRALPGARSVSVEENGFKNCLFLGKRYTSIQS
- the mdcA gene encoding malonate decarboxylase subunit alpha, which produces MQAIKQRSWKTRLEAKEKRIENLKNITSSRIIPTDKIVEALEQLIMPGDRVVLEGNNQKQASFLSTALAMVSPQKVHDLHMIMSSISRPEHLDLFESGIAKKVDFSYAGPQSLRIAQMLEDGKLTMGEIHTYVELYGRLFVDLIPSVALVAADKADASGNLYTGPNTEETPTLVEATAFRDGIVIAQVNELVDELPRVDIPGSWVDFVVVADKPYQLEPLFTRDPRHISDIQILQAMMVIRGIYEKHQVQSLNHGIGYNTAAIELLLPTYGESLGLKGKICKHWTLNPHPTLIPAIESGWVESVHCFGGEVGMEKYVAARRDVFFTGHDGSLRSNRTLCQLAGQYAVDLFVGSSLQIDGAGNSSTVTSGRLAGFGGAPNMGHDPGGRRHSSQAWLDMMTSDDPLARGRKLVVQVVETFQNGNKPVFVESLDAVNVKKDAALATAPVMIYGEDVTHIVTEEGIAYLYKASSMEERRQAIAAIAGVTPIGLEHNPKKTDKLRREGLVALPEDLGIRRTDATRSLLAAKNVEELVEWSEGLYEPPAKFRSW
- the madM gene encoding malonate transporter subunit MadM, encoding MLEIAGNLFAKNGLILAFAIVGLTMYISYFLSDKLTKGRIHGSAIAIALGLLLAYVGGIVSGGEKGLADLSMFTGIGLMGGGMLRDFAIVATAFGANFSEIKKAGFNGVLSLFVGVVLSFVVGVIVALAFGYRDAVSLTTIGAGTATYIVGPVTGTALGASSEVITLSIAAGLVKSILTMIGTPFIAKYIGLNNPRTAMVYGGIMGTTSGVAGGLAATDPKLVPYGAVTATFYTGLGCLMAPSVLFLITKVIFA
- the madL gene encoding malonate transporter subunit MadL, with product MVIFGVALLAICFLSGVFFGDLLGLILGIDSNVGGVGFAMLFLILLVEYLKKKDKLNKQTQEGVAFWSGMYIPIVIAMSAQQNVAGALDGGILAIIAGVAAVVISWAVVPLLSKGGSVNESIEGSIIGGDQSVGNSR
- a CDS encoding GntR family transcriptional regulator, whose translation is MNSSKINQNALSNHIAEHITEQIIKGELGPGEKLVEHIYAEEYGTSRAPVREAIYLLSIEGLVERIPRKGAVVKEYTENEIYDLLEVRNMLESMAIERIRRNGIEEEGIQKMSALLEQMKTSTEIHQYTHLNHTFHMTLVEMSKSETIKTMYTRLGWPLLRIQSISFTNQGNIEKSIREHEMLVELLHDEKISDAADLLARHNQDVIISMQKKLGK